A stretch of the Archangium violaceum genome encodes the following:
- a CDS encoding alpha/beta fold hydrolase, with amino-acid sequence MPYRRLTRFVTAPDGTRIAYHTHVGHAPEGEAEPELASRPAVLLTNGIGTSENFWRYIIADLEQDHRVVHWDYRGHGRSGLSARGDYALRAHVDDLERVTEQMMARGNGQPPHHVGFSMGVRVVLELYRRRPELVPAMTFIAGSPASPDPSAWIIPVPGAHATLARAFRTLTPLVPRVAPLVHEFLSSRLAYPFGRVTGLLRARAPRADILEFMLALRRMDPLAFWMMMRGLMEAPPSWDVLPTIRVPTQIIAAKNDLLVTLREMERMRERLPAAEWMLVEDAGHAGLVEAGTEIAEAVRAFRQRCGVGPAYPATSGSSES; translated from the coding sequence ATGCCCTACCGCCGGCTCACCCGCTTCGTCACCGCTCCCGATGGCACCCGCATCGCGTACCACACGCATGTGGGCCATGCCCCGGAGGGTGAGGCGGAGCCGGAGCTCGCCTCCCGCCCGGCGGTGCTGCTCACCAACGGGATCGGCACGTCGGAGAACTTCTGGCGATACATCATCGCGGACCTGGAGCAGGACCACCGGGTGGTGCACTGGGACTACCGCGGTCACGGCCGGAGCGGGCTGTCCGCCAGGGGGGACTACGCCCTGCGCGCCCACGTGGATGATCTCGAGCGGGTCACCGAGCAGATGATGGCTCGCGGAAACGGACAGCCGCCCCACCATGTGGGCTTCTCCATGGGCGTCCGGGTGGTGCTGGAGCTCTACCGGCGCAGGCCGGAGCTGGTACCCGCCATGACGTTCATCGCCGGGAGCCCTGCTTCTCCGGATCCGAGCGCCTGGATCATCCCCGTGCCGGGTGCGCATGCAACCCTGGCCCGCGCGTTCCGGACCCTGACACCGCTGGTGCCCCGGGTGGCGCCGCTCGTCCACGAGTTCCTCTCGTCGCGGCTGGCATATCCGTTCGGGCGTGTCACGGGATTGTTACGAGCCCGTGCTCCGCGCGCGGACATCCTGGAGTTCATGCTGGCCCTGCGCCGGATGGATCCGCTGGCCTTCTGGATGATGATGCGCGGCCTGATGGAGGCCCCACCGTCCTGGGACGTGCTGCCCACCATCCGGGTGCCCACGCAGATCATCGCCGCGAAGAACGATCTCCTGGTGACGCTGCGCGAGATGGAGCGGATGCGCGAGCGGCTCCCGGCCGCGGAGTGGATGCTGGTGGAGGACGCGGGCCACGCGGGACTGGTGGAGGCGGGCACGGAGATCGCCGAGGCGGTACGTGCCTTCCGTCAGCGCTGCGGCGTCGGCCCGGCGTACCCGGCGACGTCTGGCTCCTCCGAGTCGTGA
- a CDS encoding aldo/keto reductase codes for MLFPVRFLPGAASPWRILLLPMTLSDSSPSLSRWLDPRPSEPGTPPAAVALGTMNFGARTPAPEASRLVARALERGVLFFDTANSYGNGEAERLLGQALRGRRAGVGIATKVGLARIRGKPEGLSGAQVTRAVEDSLKRLGTEYVDVLYLHAPDASTPMEETLEAVHGLLRAGKARHWGVSNHAAWQLLELRGLCDARGMPHPKLSQVLYNPLVRQIEVEYLPFTRRYPIHTTVYNPLAGGLLSGRHTPGGPIPPGSRFDGNRLYQRRYWSERLFELAGRLRDVAEAAGLTLVELAYGWLASRPGVDSVLAGPGSVEHLDAALDACAKPLPPAVATRVDEVYREWLGTDATYAR; via the coding sequence GTGTTGTTCCCTGTCCGATTTCTTCCGGGCGCGGCGTCGCCCTGGCGCATCCTCCTCCTCCCCATGACCCTCTCGGACTCCTCCCCTTCCCTCTCACGCTGGCTGGACCCGCGCCCCTCGGAACCAGGAACGCCTCCCGCGGCGGTGGCCCTGGGCACGATGAACTTCGGGGCACGTACCCCGGCGCCCGAGGCCTCGCGACTCGTGGCCCGGGCCCTGGAGCGCGGTGTGCTCTTCTTCGATACGGCCAACTCGTACGGCAACGGTGAGGCCGAGCGTCTCCTCGGCCAGGCGCTGCGCGGGCGGCGGGCCGGGGTGGGCATCGCCACCAAGGTGGGGCTGGCGCGCATCCGGGGGAAACCCGAGGGCCTGTCCGGAGCCCAGGTGACCCGGGCAGTGGAGGACAGCCTGAAGCGGCTCGGGACGGAGTACGTGGACGTGCTCTACCTGCACGCGCCGGACGCCTCCACGCCGATGGAGGAGACCCTCGAGGCCGTGCACGGGCTGCTGCGAGCCGGCAAGGCGCGGCACTGGGGCGTGTCCAACCACGCGGCCTGGCAGTTGTTGGAGCTGCGAGGCCTGTGTGACGCGCGCGGCATGCCCCACCCGAAGCTGTCCCAGGTGCTCTACAACCCGCTGGTGCGCCAGATAGAGGTGGAGTACCTGCCCTTCACGAGGCGCTACCCCATCCACACCACCGTCTACAACCCGCTGGCCGGAGGACTGCTCTCCGGGCGCCACACCCCGGGCGGCCCCATCCCCCCGGGCTCGCGCTTCGACGGCAACCGCCTCTACCAGCGCCGCTACTGGTCCGAGCGCCTCTTCGAGCTGGCCGGGCGCCTGCGCGACGTGGCGGAGGCGGCGGGCCTCACGCTGGTGGAGCTCGCCTACGGTTGGCTGGCGAGCCGCCCCGGGGTGGACTCGGTGCTGGCGGGCCCGGGCTCGGTGGAGCACCTGGACGCGGCGCTGGACGCCTGCGCGAAGCCCCTGCCTCCCGCGGTCGCCACGCGCGTGGACGAGGTGTATCGGGAGTGGCTCGGAACGGACGCCACGTACGCGAGGTGA
- a CDS encoding phytanoyl-CoA dioxygenase family protein yields MLTVDAETFDIAGPLAHYAEHGYARLGRLLSVEGLEALRERADDLMLGRVSYPGFFWQMDAPTGRYEDAPLGLGWQGPSLDYRKLEKLEKDPRFLAWMENPLFERLARANIPGDITLYRAILFHKGQRGGSELPWHQDGGRLWGLTKDPELQLWTALDDAPLDGGCVEVVPGSHRWGLATPLGGVVPPDQVAARGADSLAVPLPVEAGEVLLLHNYVWHRSKPSHTGQRRRGFSACYMSAETRCVRKKKAPRDFFPLFRRASL; encoded by the coding sequence ATGCTGACGGTGGACGCGGAGACCTTCGATATCGCCGGGCCACTGGCGCACTACGCCGAGCACGGCTACGCCCGCCTGGGCCGGCTGCTCAGCGTGGAGGGCCTGGAGGCGCTGCGCGAGCGCGCGGATGATCTGATGCTGGGCCGGGTGAGCTACCCGGGCTTCTTCTGGCAGATGGACGCGCCCACGGGCCGCTACGAGGACGCGCCGCTGGGCCTGGGCTGGCAGGGGCCGTCGCTGGACTACCGCAAGCTGGAGAAGCTGGAGAAGGATCCGCGCTTCCTCGCGTGGATGGAGAACCCGCTCTTCGAGCGCCTCGCCCGGGCGAACATCCCGGGGGACATCACCCTCTACCGGGCCATCCTCTTCCACAAGGGCCAGCGCGGCGGGAGCGAGCTGCCCTGGCACCAGGACGGGGGCCGGCTGTGGGGCCTCACGAAGGATCCCGAGCTGCAGCTGTGGACCGCGCTGGACGATGCGCCCCTGGACGGAGGCTGCGTGGAGGTGGTGCCGGGAAGCCACCGCTGGGGGCTGGCCACGCCGCTCGGAGGGGTGGTCCCACCGGACCAGGTGGCGGCACGAGGAGCGGACAGCCTGGCGGTGCCGCTGCCGGTGGAGGCCGGCGAGGTGCTGCTGCTCCACAATTACGTGTGGCACCGCTCGAAGCCCAGCCACACGGGCCAGCGCCGGCGGGGATTCTCCGCCTGCTACATGAGCGCGGAGACGCGCTGCGTGCGCAAGAAGAAGGCCCCGCGCGACTTCTTCCCACTCTTCCGCCGAGCCTCGCTCTGA
- a CDS encoding PAS domain S-box protein: MRFLLLSRDGDHPIGAELTRMGHEVVVASGPEVTAATISLVDVLVVGAEQVREKSEWFNRLRAQIRAAEVSVLGMVANLSDEEIAPLMEIGVDDYLTAPFNPVDVRARIALFERRCYAFMRRQSHEESARGEIERLAAIIQTQNDIALAGLDLDVVMRLIAERAMILCGAGGAAVGIIEGEEMYYRIATGFSKQFEGVRIPINSTMAGASVMRGEVMRTDDTERDPRVNLKVARSQKVRSMLNVPLKRDNQTVGVLSIASQVPYAFVDSDERTLELMAGLLGAAMGNAAEHAAKQALMTEVASIVTALQESQHLFDSFLNNNPALAYMKDESGRRVFVNEPFRRFFGLSPGADVSTIPDAQLMPAETVAHLQEQDEQAFKSGQPSVSESMIPTPDGEPRQFLTYRFIARDSSGRRFLGGVSFDITERKAAEEALRRSEESFRALIEGSPEAIFVHRGGPLLYVNPSACSFLRLKGNELVGRSLLDFVHPEDRAAAVGMLDGLPGRGAHRVREIRFLPPDGGVLTAEISSLRLVFAGQPATLVSARDLTERKQIQARLVVADRLASVGTLAAGVAHEINNPLAFVISNLSFLTEELHAIAGLLPPGRLDELEEVLEETNEGVNRVRLIVQDLKTFSRGDEEQPTAVDLRRVIDSALALARGELRHRATVVKEMSEVPLVEGSEARFGQVVLNLLINAAHAISAGQPDKNEIRVVLRTESNHAIIEVRDTGCGMSPEVLSRIFDPFYTTKPVGVGTGLGLSICHGIITGFGGEISATSEMGKGSVFRISLPALRQKLKAV, translated from the coding sequence ATGCGCTTCCTCCTCCTCAGTCGCGACGGTGACCACCCCATCGGGGCGGAGCTCACCCGGATGGGTCACGAGGTCGTGGTTGCCTCGGGTCCCGAGGTGACGGCCGCCACCATCTCCCTGGTGGACGTGCTGGTCGTCGGGGCCGAGCAGGTCCGCGAGAAATCCGAGTGGTTCAACCGGCTGCGCGCGCAGATTCGCGCCGCCGAGGTGTCCGTGCTCGGCATGGTGGCCAACCTGTCCGATGAGGAGATCGCCCCGCTGATGGAGATCGGCGTGGACGACTACCTGACGGCGCCCTTCAACCCCGTGGACGTGCGCGCCCGTATCGCCCTCTTCGAGCGGCGCTGCTACGCCTTCATGCGCCGGCAGTCGCACGAGGAGTCCGCGCGAGGGGAGATCGAGCGGCTGGCGGCCATCATCCAGACGCAGAACGACATCGCGCTGGCGGGCCTGGACCTCGACGTGGTGATGCGGCTCATCGCCGAGCGGGCGATGATCCTCTGCGGCGCCGGTGGCGCGGCCGTGGGCATCATCGAGGGCGAGGAGATGTACTACCGCATCGCCACGGGCTTCTCGAAGCAGTTCGAGGGCGTGCGCATCCCCATCAACAGCACCATGGCCGGCGCCAGCGTGATGCGTGGCGAGGTGATGCGCACGGACGACACCGAGCGGGATCCGCGCGTCAACCTGAAGGTGGCGCGCAGCCAGAAGGTCCGCTCGATGCTCAACGTGCCCCTCAAGCGCGACAACCAGACGGTGGGCGTGCTGAGCATCGCCTCGCAGGTGCCGTATGCGTTCGTGGACTCGGACGAGCGCACGCTGGAGCTGATGGCCGGGCTGCTCGGGGCCGCCATGGGCAACGCCGCCGAGCACGCGGCGAAGCAGGCGTTGATGACGGAGGTGGCCTCCATCGTCACCGCGCTCCAGGAGAGCCAGCACCTCTTCGACTCCTTCCTCAACAACAACCCGGCCCTGGCGTACATGAAGGACGAGTCGGGCCGGCGCGTCTTCGTCAACGAGCCCTTCCGGCGCTTCTTCGGGCTGTCGCCCGGCGCGGACGTGAGCACCATCCCCGACGCGCAGCTCATGCCCGCGGAGACGGTGGCCCACCTGCAGGAGCAGGACGAGCAGGCCTTCAAGTCCGGTCAGCCCTCGGTCTCCGAGAGCATGATCCCCACGCCGGACGGCGAGCCGCGCCAGTTCCTCACCTACCGGTTCATCGCCCGCGACAGCTCGGGCCGGCGCTTCCTGGGGGGCGTGTCCTTCGACATCACCGAGCGCAAGGCCGCCGAGGAGGCGCTGCGCCGCTCCGAGGAGAGCTTCCGCGCCCTCATCGAGGGCTCGCCCGAGGCCATCTTCGTGCACCGCGGCGGGCCGCTGCTCTACGTCAACCCGTCGGCGTGCTCCTTCCTGCGCCTCAAGGGCAACGAGCTGGTGGGCCGCTCGCTGCTGGACTTCGTGCACCCGGAGGATCGCGCCGCCGCCGTGGGCATGTTGGATGGTCTGCCCGGACGGGGCGCCCACCGCGTCCGGGAGATCCGCTTCCTGCCTCCGGATGGGGGCGTGCTGACGGCGGAGATCAGCAGCCTGCGGCTCGTCTTCGCCGGTCAGCCCGCCACGCTGGTGAGCGCGCGCGACCTGACGGAGCGCAAGCAGATCCAGGCGAGGCTCGTGGTCGCCGACAGGCTGGCCTCGGTGGGTACGCTCGCCGCGGGCGTGGCGCACGAGATCAACAACCCGCTCGCGTTCGTCATCTCCAACCTGTCCTTCCTCACCGAGGAGCTGCACGCGATCGCCGGGCTGCTGCCTCCGGGGCGTCTGGACGAGCTGGAGGAGGTGCTGGAGGAGACGAACGAGGGCGTCAACCGCGTGCGGCTCATCGTCCAGGATCTGAAGACGTTCTCGCGAGGCGACGAGGAGCAGCCCACGGCGGTGGATCTGCGGCGTGTCATCGACTCGGCGCTGGCGCTGGCCCGCGGCGAGCTGCGCCACCGGGCCACCGTGGTGAAGGAGATGTCCGAGGTGCCGCTCGTGGAGGGCAGCGAGGCCCGGTTCGGCCAGGTGGTGCTCAACCTGCTCATCAACGCCGCCCATGCGATCAGCGCCGGGCAGCCGGACAAGAACGAGATCCGCGTCGTCCTGCGCACCGAGAGCAACCACGCCATCATCGAGGTGAGGGACACCGGGTGCGGCATGTCCCCCGAGGTGCTCAGCCGCATCTTCGATCCCTTCTACACGACCAAGCCGGTGGGCGTGGGAACGGGGCTCGGCCTCTCCATCTGCCACGGCATCATCACCGGCTTCGGCGGGGAGATCTCCGCCACCAGTGAGATGGGCAAGGGCAGCGTCTTCCGCATCAGCCTGCCCGCCCTCCGCCAGAAGCTGAAGGCGGTGTAG
- a CDS encoding endonuclease/exonuclease/phosphatase family protein — MKYGIVVGLWMVALGACQVAALPQVADVRKPVSTSELLDPGALTVMTRVLSPGRNLERILEAPTAAELPARAAEVFGALRQEDVSTRVRRLADEIQYARPHLIGLQQVAQVRLQSPGDAIFGGTRPALTVYLDVLPVLLGELEARGLHYREVARVRNADEEVPLLTSAGPTFDDVRLTDFDIILARADVEVSGVRGGNYLAHRKVSRPGLEPVELRRGWASVAATVEGRKYRFVSTHLEPAPDDEGLRVQLAQAEELIRALRGESLPVVLVGDFNTPANLGLMGAPTYRELLLAGYVDVWTRRPGSALGAGADMPLELPSLAERLNLVLVRNPVAPGLRRVGPVQAYGVGGAPKSQAGVVARLRM; from the coding sequence ATGAAGTACGGCATCGTGGTGGGACTGTGGATGGTGGCGCTCGGCGCCTGTCAGGTGGCGGCGTTGCCCCAGGTGGCCGACGTGCGGAAGCCGGTCTCGACCTCCGAGCTCCTCGACCCGGGAGCCCTCACGGTCATGACGCGGGTCCTCTCTCCGGGGAGGAACCTGGAGCGGATCCTGGAGGCCCCCACCGCGGCGGAGCTGCCGGCACGGGCCGCGGAGGTATTTGGCGCGCTGCGCCAGGAGGACGTCTCCACCCGGGTGCGGAGGCTGGCGGATGAAATCCAGTACGCCCGGCCACACCTCATCGGGCTGCAGCAGGTGGCCCAGGTGCGGCTGCAGAGCCCGGGGGACGCCATCTTCGGAGGCACGCGGCCCGCGCTGACGGTGTACCTGGACGTCCTGCCCGTGTTGCTGGGCGAGCTGGAGGCGCGCGGGCTGCACTACCGGGAGGTCGCGCGGGTGCGCAACGCGGACGAGGAGGTGCCCCTGCTCACCAGCGCCGGGCCCACGTTCGACGATGTGCGGCTGACGGACTTCGACATCATCCTCGCGCGGGCGGACGTGGAGGTGAGCGGAGTCCGGGGGGGCAACTACCTGGCGCACCGGAAGGTGTCCCGCCCCGGACTGGAGCCGGTGGAGCTGCGCAGGGGCTGGGCCTCGGTGGCGGCGACGGTGGAGGGCCGGAAGTACCGGTTCGTCAGCACGCACCTGGAGCCGGCACCGGACGACGAGGGGCTGCGCGTGCAGCTGGCGCAGGCCGAGGAGCTGATTCGTGCCCTGCGGGGCGAGTCACTGCCGGTGGTGCTGGTGGGGGACTTCAACACGCCGGCGAACCTGGGATTGATGGGGGCCCCCACCTACCGGGAGCTGCTGCTGGCCGGTTACGTGGACGTGTGGACGCGCCGCCCGGGGAGCGCGCTCGGGGCCGGCGCGGACATGCCGCTCGAGCTGCCCTCGCTGGCGGAGCGCCTCAACCTGGTGCTGGTGCGCAACCCCGTCGCACCGGGGCTCCGAAGGGTCGGCCCCGTGCAGGCCTATGGAGTGGGCGGCGCGCCGAAGAGCCAGGCCGGAGTGGTGGCGCGCCTGAGGATGTGA
- a CDS encoding tyrosinase family protein — translation MIRRNILSDEGVGQQFIDGVLALKDPARFPWPGQQGLSIYDFFVAWHHQSMMLFTPPTQRDRNSAHSGPSFLPWHRYFLLRFEGYMITALGAPDFRLPYWDWSADAALSAPRLSPIWSQDAMGRFMMPDVWQVRIVPSERGLTRLARPRPLERSLGTLGGPLPARDAIRTVLRDQVLYDAPPYNSFSSGFRNYLEGWEGPARIHNVVHVWIGGDMVDSTSPNDPMFYLHHCNVDRIWRAWQLRYPNAPYVPAQSASNNLAFHRIDDTLYSVFREPTPVTPRRVLDPLALGAPFGAANHYDYDSLADLQG, via the coding sequence ATGATTCGCCGGAACATCCTCTCGGACGAGGGCGTCGGGCAGCAGTTCATCGACGGCGTGCTGGCGCTCAAGGATCCGGCCCGCTTCCCCTGGCCGGGGCAGCAGGGGCTCTCCATCTATGACTTCTTCGTGGCGTGGCACCACCAGTCGATGATGCTCTTCACGCCACCCACGCAGCGCGATCGCAACTCGGCCCACTCGGGTCCCTCCTTCCTGCCGTGGCACCGGTACTTCCTGCTGCGGTTCGAGGGGTACATGATCACCGCGCTGGGCGCCCCCGACTTCCGGCTGCCCTACTGGGACTGGTCCGCGGATGCGGCGCTCTCCGCTCCCAGGCTGTCCCCCATCTGGAGCCAGGACGCCATGGGACGCTTCATGATGCCCGACGTCTGGCAGGTCCGCATCGTCCCCTCGGAGCGCGGACTCACGCGATTGGCGCGGCCGCGGCCTCTCGAGCGCTCCCTTGGAACGCTGGGCGGTCCGCTGCCAGCGCGCGACGCGATCCGCACGGTCCTGCGCGATCAGGTCCTGTATGACGCCCCTCCGTACAACAGCTTCTCCTCGGGCTTCCGCAACTACCTGGAGGGATGGGAGGGGCCGGCGCGGATCCACAATGTCGTGCATGTCTGGATTGGCGGCGACATGGTCGACAGCACCTCGCCCAACGATCCCATGTTCTATCTGCACCACTGCAACGTGGACCGCATCTGGCGCGCCTGGCAGCTCCGCTACCCGAACGCCCCCTACGTCCCCGCCCAGAGTGCATCCAACAACCTGGCCTTCCACCGGATCGACGACACCCTCTACTCGGTGTTCCGCGAGCCCACGCCCGTCACCCCGCGCCGGGTGCTCGATCCACTCGCCCTCGGTGCTCCCTTCGGCGCCGCCAACCACTACGACTACGACTCGCTCGCGGACCTGCAGGGCTGA
- a CDS encoding WbqC family protein: MSAPSGVLVAEQPHYLPWLDFYEQVARADTLLVLDNVQWLRRGWQRRARVALPPGTPLPPPSEPAFQWLTIPLEGAHRDTRISELAVDTSQPWTRKHLTTLTTLYGRRPYFRSQVLPRLEGFYEEAAKERGPGSLLRTLLSSMALFHEPLGLKPRVVLASTLDRSHPDKTGRLASYCTQLGMDTYYSAVGSLYLRPGPFRDAGVRLLWQKFRYPSYDQGRKGERFVVGLSIVDVLSNVPVEEVRGWLEPNPWGPFAK; encoded by the coding sequence GTGAGCGCACCGTCCGGAGTCCTGGTCGCCGAGCAACCGCACTACCTGCCGTGGCTGGACTTCTACGAGCAGGTGGCGAGGGCGGACACGCTGTTGGTGCTGGACAACGTGCAGTGGCTGAGACGGGGCTGGCAGCGAAGGGCACGCGTGGCATTGCCTCCGGGCACTCCCCTGCCCCCTCCGTCCGAGCCCGCCTTCCAGTGGCTGACGATTCCACTGGAAGGAGCGCACCGGGACACGCGGATCTCCGAGCTGGCGGTGGACACGAGCCAACCGTGGACGCGCAAGCACCTGACCACGCTGACGACGTTGTACGGGAGGAGGCCGTACTTCCGCAGCCAGGTGTTACCGAGACTGGAGGGCTTCTACGAGGAAGCAGCGAAGGAGCGGGGGCCTGGCTCCCTGCTGCGCACGCTGCTCTCGAGCATGGCGCTCTTCCACGAGCCGCTGGGACTGAAGCCGCGGGTGGTGCTGGCGTCGACGCTGGACCGCTCTCACCCGGACAAGACGGGGCGGCTGGCGTCGTACTGCACGCAGCTGGGAATGGACACGTACTACTCGGCGGTGGGCTCGCTGTACCTCCGGCCGGGCCCCTTCCGGGACGCGGGGGTGCGGCTGCTGTGGCAGAAGTTCCGCTACCCCTCCTACGACCAGGGCCGCAAGGGGGAGCGCTTCGTGGTGGGCCTGTCCATCGTGGATGTCCTGTCGAACGTCCCGGTGGAAGAGGTGCGCGGGTGGCTCGAGCCCAACCCGTGGGGGCCCTTCGCGAAGTAG
- a CDS encoding serpin family protein codes for MTSLHRWLAPSLAAVLGLTGCSSPNSPGYEELEPPGELVASDKERETTPNVPDEDFAALVAGNTDFGASLYREIAEPGENLFFSPFSITQAFAMVYAGARGNTETQMAQALHFTLPQERLHPAMNALDLSLQSHAGKPGEDKGTPPTFRVVNGAWGQKGLTFEPPFLDVLAQHYGSGMRVVDFSAEPDAIRDSVNDWVQRRTEGRIHELFPPDMVTRDTRLLLANALYFKGAWREPFLPDATRPAPFHLLDGSTRQVPMMSTTGSFPHMTGDGFEAVALPYVGQAFRMLVIVPGQDRFSEIESRLSASFLDSVRAGLQPSYTILRFPKFEVRQEVHLPKSMKALGMEDAFTKSANLSGMTQQEALMLTGAMHKAFVSVDEQGTEAAAATGISGGPTSAPKPTTVNRPFLFLIEDVETKSVLFLGRVVNP; via the coding sequence ATGACTTCACTTCATCGTTGGTTGGCCCCCTCACTCGCCGCAGTGTTGGGACTCACGGGCTGCTCCTCCCCCAATTCGCCGGGCTACGAGGAACTTGAGCCGCCGGGAGAGCTCGTCGCCTCGGACAAGGAGCGGGAGACGACACCGAACGTCCCGGATGAGGACTTCGCGGCGCTCGTCGCCGGGAACACCGACTTCGGTGCCTCTCTGTACCGGGAGATCGCCGAGCCGGGAGAGAACCTCTTCTTCTCGCCGTTCAGCATCACCCAGGCCTTCGCCATGGTGTACGCGGGCGCCCGCGGAAACACCGAGACGCAGATGGCCCAGGCGCTCCATTTCACCCTCCCCCAGGAACGGCTCCATCCCGCCATGAACGCACTGGACCTGTCGCTCCAGTCCCACGCCGGAAAGCCGGGAGAGGACAAGGGCACTCCCCCCACGTTCCGCGTGGTGAACGGCGCCTGGGGCCAGAAGGGGCTCACGTTCGAACCTCCGTTCCTCGACGTGCTCGCCCAGCACTATGGCTCCGGGATGCGCGTGGTGGACTTCTCCGCCGAGCCCGACGCCATCCGCGACAGCGTCAATGACTGGGTCCAGCGCCGAACGGAAGGCCGCATCCATGAGCTGTTCCCCCCCGACATGGTGACCCGCGACACGCGCCTGCTGCTCGCCAACGCCCTCTATTTCAAGGGCGCGTGGCGCGAGCCCTTCTTGCCCGATGCGACCCGGCCCGCCCCCTTCCACCTGCTGGACGGAAGCACGCGGCAGGTCCCGATGATGAGCACCACGGGCTCGTTCCCGCACATGACGGGCGATGGCTTCGAGGCCGTCGCGCTCCCCTACGTGGGGCAGGCCTTCCGCATGCTCGTCATCGTTCCCGGCCAGGACCGGTTCTCGGAGATCGAGTCACGGCTCTCGGCGAGCTTCCTGGACAGCGTCCGGGCGGGGCTCCAGCCCAGCTACACCATCCTCAGGTTTCCGAAGTTCGAGGTGAGGCAGGAGGTCCACCTCCCCAAGTCCATGAAAGCGCTCGGCATGGAGGACGCCTTCACCAAGAGCGCCAATCTGTCGGGCATGACGCAGCAGGAGGCCCTCATGCTCACGGGCGCGATGCATAAGGCCTTCGTGTCCGTGGACGAGCAGGGGACCGAGGCCGCCGCCGCCACCGGGATCTCCGGCGGTCCGACCTCCGCACCCAAGCCCACCACGGTGAACCGCCCGTTCCTCTTCCTCATCGAGGACGTGGAGACGAAGAGCGTGCTCTTCCTCGGGCGCGTCGTGAACCCCTGA